TCCAGGAGGTAATTATATTATTGCTTGCAAGCTCAATATTTAAAATTTGGTTTGAATTTTACTTCTTAAGGATGAAATATGAAAATTGGTACTTGTTATATGCAGGGGACCATGAATACATTGATGTGATCAACCACAACCATGGTGGTAGCTCGGAGCGTTTGATCATTGACATTGATTTCCGAAGCCATTTTGAAATAGCTAGAGCTGTTGATTCATATGACAGAATATTGAATTCCCTGCCGGTTGTTTATGTGGGGTCATTAACTAGGCTGAAGCAGTTTCTGCAAGTTATGGCCGAGGCTGCGAGATTCTCCCTTAAGCAGAATTCAATGCCTCTTCCGCCATGGAGATCACTTGATTACTTGAAATCGAAATGGGAATCCCCTTACCAAAGACAAGGATACCCGGATATGCAAAACTTGAGGAGTGCCAACCCGTTTGACCACAAGCAATGCCGTGGCCATTTAAAAAGGCTGCAGTCTCTCCTTAAAACCGAAATTGAAACCGAGCGGCTTTTGAAGCCAATGAACAACAACGACAACAGTTGGAGAATTAAGCCCGAGAGACGGAGGCCCTATCTTTACTAAAAGTTCTTTGAGATGCATAGGTTTTAGCCCGGCCTTTTGAGTCTGAAAACTAGTGAAGACTGAAGAGTTTGTATTGTGAGAAATTTGTAATGCGGCTTACTAAGATTTTCCCCCTCTCCACAGCGGATACTAAAATAAGTGAACCAGAATGAAAAGCAGGTTCGCAT
This genomic interval from Humulus lupulus chromosome 8, drHumLupu1.1, whole genome shotgun sequence contains the following:
- the LOC133798417 gene encoding uncharacterized protein LOC133798417; its protein translation is MDCRVLVPGGDPWVRGQIGGGLSHESEHDLALMVSDFWENGSCGTESWCSSDSESGLSDLAHLAEKIPRCKHPLAQFEIETLSVVHSLILSINKTELHAVKSGPCNASCIRFTLVKLLRLSGYDAAVCQSKWQGTGKVPGGDHEYIDVINHNHGGSSERLIIDIDFRSHFEIARAVDSYDRILNSLPVVYVGSLTRLKQFLQVMAEAARFSLKQNSMPLPPWRSLDYLKSKWESPYQRQGYPDMQNLRSANPFDHKQCRGHLKRLQSLLKTEIETERLLKPMNNNDNSWRIKPERRRPYLY